Proteins from one Faecalibacterium sp. I3-3-33 genomic window:
- a CDS encoding elongation factor G, whose product MKYASNNIRNILIAGHAGSGKTTLTKALVYFSGAAERMGRVEDGTTISDFDPEEAKRKASLSASVVPVEYEGIKYNLIDAPGLFDFEAGEYEGIRAAESVLVCVSGRSGVTVGAEKAFQLARKNGKATMVFVSKCDLENANYFKILEDMKIRFGSTVCPCVVPAKLDDGTPVYINLFSQKAFKYEGGKQIQVDLPDIGHRFQGLIEAMGEAIAETDDELMEKFFGGEPFTTEEIVEGMRKGVKDGLITPVFCGSAVNMQALDMLLFNMHKLLPSPEHEASTLAEDANGEPVELHCTEDEPTAAYVFKTVADPFVGKLSYLRVISGKVTAGEPLTNARTGEVEKITKPLTVLGKKQIENDGIGAGDIGAVAKLVSAKTGDTLCDADRVVKLPAPVFPKPSLFMAVTVAKKGDEGKISSALARLMEEDPTLCYINNAETHQQVIGGLGEQHLDVVKAKLKNKFGVEIGLEAPRIAYRESIRKACQKQGRHKKQTGGHGQFGDVIINFEPCDSEQVVFEEKVFGGSVPKNFFPAVEKGVRLAAEKGVLAGYPVVGLKATLLDGSYHPVDSSEMAFIMAAKLAYKAAMPEAGPVILEPIHTLKAHVPNDNTGDIMGDVTKRRGRVLGMEPDEDGLQTIIAEVPLAELANFTTFIRQTTQGRGWFTTEFARYETLPEMLVPAVVEQAKKLGNLDEAADD is encoded by the coding sequence ATGAAATACGCAAGCAACAACATCCGCAATATTCTGATTGCCGGCCATGCCGGCAGCGGCAAGACCACGCTGACCAAAGCACTGGTCTATTTTTCGGGCGCTGCCGAGCGTATGGGCCGGGTTGAGGACGGCACCACGATTTCGGACTTTGATCCCGAGGAAGCAAAGCGCAAGGCCAGCCTGTCGGCGTCCGTTGTGCCGGTGGAGTACGAGGGCATCAAGTACAACCTGATCGATGCACCGGGTCTGTTCGACTTTGAAGCAGGCGAGTACGAGGGCATCCGCGCCGCCGAGAGCGTGCTGGTGTGTGTGTCCGGCCGCAGCGGCGTTACCGTGGGCGCAGAAAAGGCGTTCCAGCTGGCACGCAAGAACGGCAAGGCCACCATGGTGTTCGTTTCCAAGTGCGATCTGGAAAACGCCAACTACTTCAAGATCCTTGAGGATATGAAGATCCGCTTCGGCTCCACCGTCTGTCCCTGTGTCGTGCCCGCAAAGCTGGATGACGGCACCCCCGTGTACATCAACCTGTTCAGCCAGAAGGCCTTCAAGTACGAGGGCGGCAAGCAGATCCAGGTGGACCTGCCTGACATCGGCCACCGCTTCCAGGGCTTGATCGAGGCCATGGGCGAAGCCATTGCAGAAACTGACGATGAACTGATGGAAAAGTTCTTCGGCGGCGAGCCCTTTACCACCGAGGAGATCGTGGAGGGTATGCGCAAGGGCGTTAAGGACGGCCTGATCACCCCCGTGTTCTGCGGCAGCGCCGTGAATATGCAGGCATTGGATATGCTGCTGTTCAATATGCACAAGCTGCTGCCCAGCCCGGAGCACGAAGCCAGCACGCTGGCCGAGGATGCCAACGGTGAGCCGGTGGAGCTGCACTGCACCGAAGACGAGCCCACTGCCGCCTACGTCTTTAAGACCGTGGCCGACCCGTTCGTGGGCAAGCTGAGCTATCTGCGTGTCATCAGCGGCAAGGTGACCGCAGGCGAACCGCTGACCAACGCCCGCACCGGCGAGGTGGAAAAGATCACGAAGCCCCTGACCGTCCTTGGCAAGAAGCAGATTGAAAACGACGGCATCGGTGCCGGTGATATCGGCGCAGTGGCAAAGCTGGTGAGCGCAAAGACCGGCGATACCCTGTGCGATGCAGACCGCGTGGTCAAGCTGCCCGCACCTGTGTTCCCCAAGCCCAGCCTGTTCATGGCTGTTACCGTGGCCAAGAAGGGCGACGAGGGCAAGATCTCCAGCGCACTGGCACGCCTGATGGAAGAAGATCCCACCCTGTGCTACATCAACAACGCCGAGACCCATCAGCAGGTCATCGGCGGCTTGGGCGAGCAGCATCTGGACGTGGTCAAGGCCAAGCTGAAGAACAAGTTCGGCGTGGAGATCGGTCTGGAAGCTCCCCGCATCGCCTACCGCGAGTCCATCCGCAAGGCCTGCCAGAAGCAGGGACGCCATAAGAAGCAGACCGGCGGCCACGGCCAGTTCGGCGACGTTATCATCAACTTCGAGCCCTGCGACAGCGAGCAGGTGGTGTTCGAGGAGAAGGTGTTCGGCGGCAGCGTGCCCAAGAACTTCTTCCCCGCCGTGGAAAAGGGCGTGCGTCTGGCTGCCGAAAAGGGCGTGCTGGCCGGTTACCCCGTGGTTGGCCTGAAGGCTACCCTGCTGGACGGCAGCTACCACCCGGTGGACAGCTCTGAAATGGCCTTTATCATGGCCGCAAAGCTGGCCTACAAGGCCGCTATGCCGGAGGCCGGCCCCGTCATTCTGGAGCCCATCCACACCCTGAAAGCTCATGTGCCGAACGACAACACCGGCGACATCATGGGCGATGTGACCAAGCGCCGCGGCCGTGTGCTGGGCATGGAGCCGGACGAGGACGGCTTGCAGACCATCATTGCCGAGGTGCCGCTGGCAGAACTTGCAAACTTTACCACCTTCATCCGTCAGACCACGCAGGGTCGTGGCTGGTTCACCACCGAGTTCGCCCGCTATGAGACCCTGCCCGAGATGCTGGTGCCTGCCGTTGTGGAGCAGGCCAAGAAGCTGGGCAATCTGGACGAGGCCGCAGACGACTGA
- a CDS encoding GntR family transcriptional regulator gives MKEQEAQAKLSLKLQAYQYLKTKILNCEYRPNEFLNEQKLCAEMGNISRTPMRDALGRLEQEGLITILPKKGLMVSGITEEDVHSMFEMRLLVEPYALRTYGNAIPREQLEAYAELMHHSERIEDFCESDDDFHELLMSTLPNKYLRAAYDRITGLNTRFRIMTGKVSMINQEQTCEEHLQILDAALAGDWDGAAMALQHHLELARDKAEGVIKVIRLW, from the coding sequence ATGAAAGAGCAGGAAGCACAGGCAAAGCTCAGCCTGAAGCTACAGGCGTACCAGTACCTCAAAACCAAGATTTTGAACTGCGAGTACCGCCCCAACGAGTTTCTGAACGAGCAGAAGCTTTGCGCCGAGATGGGCAACATCAGCCGCACCCCCATGCGGGATGCGCTGGGGCGTCTGGAGCAGGAGGGGCTGATCACCATTCTGCCCAAAAAGGGCCTGATGGTCTCCGGCATCACCGAAGAGGACGTGCACAGCATGTTTGAGATGCGTCTTTTGGTGGAGCCCTACGCCCTGCGTACTTACGGCAACGCCATCCCCCGGGAGCAGCTGGAGGCCTACGCCGAACTGATGCACCACAGCGAGCGCATTGAGGATTTCTGCGAGTCGGACGATGACTTCCACGAACTGCTGATGAGCACCCTGCCCAACAAGTATCTGCGCGCTGCCTACGACCGCATTACCGGTCTGAACACCCGTTTCCGCATTATGACCGGCAAGGTGAGCATGATCAATCAGGAGCAGACCTGCGAGGAGCATCTGCAAATTCTGGACGCTGCTCTGGCAGGGGACTGGGACGGCGCAGCCATGGCGCTGCAGCACCATCTGGAGCTGGCCCGCGATAAGGCCGAGGGCGTTATCAAGGTCATCCGCCTGTGGTAA
- a CDS encoding HAD family hydrolase yields the protein MIKIAFFDVDGTLLKLGSKEPSPKTVQALQQLQANGVLLCMATGRGYLSIPHFEGVDFDIWLTFNGSYVRSKDTVLFKNPLDADDKHKILQNLKQMHRAAAISNEHFIVTNGTDPDLAQYFSFGSEKLVISEHFDALCEEEIYQIMCSCNSAEYTQILQGTHATQITAWWDKAVDIIPLSCGKGNAVRAVLAHYGFSKSEAIAFGDGRNDIEMLEAVGTGVAMGNALEEVKTRAAVRCRSVEEDGVYHYCLENHLI from the coding sequence ATGATAAAAATTGCTTTTTTTGATGTAGACGGAACCTTGCTCAAGCTGGGCAGCAAGGAGCCATCCCCAAAAACTGTGCAGGCTTTACAGCAGCTGCAAGCAAACGGGGTCTTGTTGTGCATGGCGACCGGCAGAGGCTATCTCTCCATCCCGCATTTTGAAGGTGTCGATTTTGATATCTGGCTTACCTTCAACGGCTCCTATGTCCGCAGCAAGGATACTGTGCTCTTCAAAAATCCGCTGGACGCTGACGACAAACACAAGATTCTACAAAACCTGAAGCAGATGCACCGGGCAGCTGCTATCAGCAATGAGCACTTTATCGTAACAAACGGGACAGACCCCGATCTGGCACAATACTTTTCCTTTGGCAGCGAAAAGCTGGTGATTTCCGAGCATTTTGATGCGCTGTGCGAGGAGGAGATCTATCAGATCATGTGCTCCTGCAACAGCGCCGAATACACACAGATCTTACAGGGGACGCACGCCACACAGATCACCGCATGGTGGGACAAGGCAGTAGATATTATTCCGCTCTCCTGCGGCAAGGGAAACGCTGTAAGGGCGGTCTTGGCGCATTATGGATTTTCAAAGTCCGAAGCCATTGCCTTTGGGGACGGACGGAACGACATTGAAATGCTGGAAGCAGTCGGTACAGGCGTTGCCATGGGAAACGCGCTCGAAGAGGTCAAGACCAGAGCTGCCGTCCGCTGCCGCTCTGTGGAAGAGGACGGGGTCTATCATTACTGCCTTGAAAACCACCTTATCTGA
- the argF gene encoding ornithine carbamoyltransferase produces MELKNRSFLKLLDYTPAEIGQLLELAADLKAKKKAGIRHDQLRGKNIALIFEKTSTRTRCSFEVAAHDLGMEVTYLDPSGSQIGKKESIADTARVLGRMFDGIEYRGYGQQIVEDLAHYAGVPVWNGLTNEFHPTQILADFLTIQEHFGHLKGIHFVYFGDARYNMGNSLMVGCAKMGLHFTACAPKKYQPDPALVEQCQAIAAQTGATLSFEEDPVKAAKGADVLYTDVWVSMGEPVEVWAERIHDLAPYQINQDLMNIAGPDAVFMHCLPAYHDHKTTVGKEMGERFGRDAMEVTDEVFEGPQSIVFDEAENRMHTIKAVMAATLGYEE; encoded by the coding sequence ATGGAACTGAAAAATCGGAGCTTTTTGAAGCTATTGGACTACACCCCTGCTGAGATCGGGCAACTGCTGGAGCTGGCCGCTGACCTGAAGGCCAAAAAGAAGGCCGGTATCCGTCACGACCAGCTGCGGGGCAAGAACATTGCCCTGATCTTTGAAAAGACCTCCACCCGCACCCGGTGCAGCTTTGAGGTGGCCGCCCACGATCTGGGCATGGAAGTGACCTATCTGGATCCCTCCGGCAGCCAGATCGGCAAAAAGGAATCCATCGCCGATACCGCCCGGGTGCTGGGACGGATGTTTGACGGCATCGAGTATCGGGGCTACGGCCAGCAGATCGTGGAAGATCTGGCGCACTACGCCGGTGTGCCGGTGTGGAACGGCCTGACCAACGAGTTTCACCCCACTCAGATCTTAGCCGATTTCCTCACCATTCAGGAGCATTTCGGCCATCTGAAGGGCATTCACTTCGTTTACTTCGGCGACGCCCGCTACAATATGGGCAACAGCCTGATGGTGGGCTGCGCCAAGATGGGTCTGCACTTCACCGCCTGTGCACCCAAAAAGTATCAGCCCGACCCCGCGCTGGTGGAACAGTGTCAGGCCATTGCCGCCCAGACCGGGGCTACCCTCTCCTTTGAAGAGGACCCCGTCAAGGCCGCAAAGGGCGCAGATGTGCTGTACACCGATGTGTGGGTGTCCATGGGTGAACCGGTAGAGGTTTGGGCTGAGCGCATCCACGATCTGGCCCCCTACCAGATCAATCAGGATCTGATGAATATTGCCGGCCCTGATGCAGTATTTATGCACTGCCTGCCCGCCTACCACGACCACAAGACCACCGTGGGCAAGGAGATGGGCGAGCGCTTTGGCCGCGACGCCATGGAGGTAACCGACGAGGTGTTCGAAGGCCCCCAGAGCATCGTGTTTGACGAGGCCGAGAACCGGATGCACACCATCAAGGCGGTCATGGCAGCCACCTTGGGGTATGAGGAATGA
- a CDS encoding RNA polymerase sigma factor, whose product MGQLTRNEVFTLAVQRYSDTVYRTAVHNCRCAADAEDVVQDVFEKLLHYNGIFESEEHLKAWLLRVAINRCRDLTRAAHQKDTELDENLPAPDVLEEDGSVLDAIRTLPENYRNAIYLHYYEGYTAAEIGRMMAVPTNTVLSWLRRARAQLHTMLKEEIEDEVV is encoded by the coding sequence ATGGGACAGCTGACCAGAAACGAAGTATTTACCTTGGCGGTGCAGCGTTACAGCGACACCGTCTACCGCACTGCGGTGCATAATTGCCGCTGCGCAGCCGATGCTGAAGATGTGGTGCAGGATGTGTTTGAAAAGCTGCTGCACTACAACGGCATCTTTGAGAGTGAGGAGCATCTCAAAGCATGGCTGCTGCGGGTGGCCATCAACCGCTGCCGGGATCTGACCCGCGCCGCCCACCAAAAGGACACCGAACTGGACGAGAACCTGCCCGCCCCCGATGTTCTGGAAGAGGACGGCAGCGTGCTGGATGCCATCCGCACGCTGCCGGAAAACTACCGCAATGCCATCTATCTGCATTACTACGAGGGATACACTGCGGCAGAGATCGGGCGGATGATGGCGGTGCCCACAAACACGGTACTAAGCTGGCTGCGGCGCGCACGGGCACAGTTACATACGATGCTGAAGGAGGAGATCGAAGATGAGGTGGTATGA
- a CDS encoding deoxycytidylate deaminase — protein MKREDYINWDEYFMGIALLTAMRSKDPNSQVGACIVSPENKILSLGYNGMPMGCSDDEMPWEREGAPLQTKYMYVCHAELNAILNSAHNNLKGARVYVTLFPCNECTKAIIQSGIAEVVYYGDKYHDSDSSIAARFMFEHAGVRLTPYKPTGRRVELEL, from the coding sequence ATGAAACGCGAGGATTATATCAACTGGGACGAATATTTTATGGGCATTGCGCTGCTTACCGCCATGCGCTCCAAGGACCCCAACAGTCAGGTGGGCGCGTGTATCGTAAGCCCGGAAAACAAGATCCTTTCCTTGGGCTACAACGGCATGCCCATGGGCTGCAGCGATGACGAGATGCCTTGGGAGCGGGAGGGTGCGCCCTTGCAGACCAAATATATGTATGTCTGCCATGCCGAGCTGAACGCCATCCTCAACAGCGCCCACAACAACCTGAAGGGTGCCCGGGTGTATGTGACCCTGTTCCCCTGCAACGAGTGTACCAAGGCCATCATCCAGTCCGGCATTGCCGAGGTGGTGTACTACGGCGACAAATACCACGACAGTGATTCCAGCATTGCAGCGCGGTTCATGTTCGAGCACGCCGGTGTCCGGCTGACCCCCTATAAGCCCACCGGACGCCGGGTAGAACTGGAGTTGTAA
- the asnB gene encoding asparagine synthase B: protein MCCVMGYTGHDLSAEKFKEYLLRTVDRGPDDQRVVEGPYGLMGFGRLAIMGLTPEGMQPFYRGADCVVCNGELYGFRFEKEILKRRGYKFCSDCDCEILLPLYYEYGLDMFRHMDAEFALIMYDSRKDRLIAARDPIGIRPLFYGYSKSSHKIAFSSEMRNLIGWCDDIRPFPIGSYYCDGRFVRYEDIADVPAPMQDDMPTILQNIREKLIAGVEKRLDADAPVGFLLSGGLDSSLVCSIAAKKLGKPIRTFAIGMDTDAIDLKYARQTADYLGSEHHEIIINREMVLSSLEEVIRLLGTWDITTIRASMGMYLLCKAIHEQTDVRVLLTGEISDELFGYKYTDYAPTADAFQQESQKRIRELYMYDVLRADRCISSNSIEARVPFGDLDFVRYVMAIDPEKKLNRYGKGKYLLRKAFEGDWLPPEILWREKAAFSDAVGHSMVDDIKEYAESLYTEEEFQMRRANYSAHCMPFTKESLFYREIFEKYYHDQSRTIVGFWMPNKAWPGCNVNDPSARVLANYGASGV from the coding sequence ATGTGTTGTGTTATGGGTTATACGGGGCACGACCTGAGTGCCGAAAAGTTCAAAGAGTATCTGCTGCGCACCGTGGACCGCGGGCCGGACGACCAGCGGGTGGTGGAGGGGCCCTACGGCTTGATGGGCTTTGGGCGGCTTGCCATCATGGGACTGACCCCGGAGGGGATGCAGCCCTTTTACCGGGGCGCTGACTGCGTGGTGTGCAACGGCGAGCTGTACGGCTTCCGGTTCGAGAAAGAGATCTTAAAGCGCCGTGGCTACAAGTTCTGCTCCGACTGCGACTGCGAGATTTTGCTGCCGCTGTACTACGAGTACGGGCTGGATATGTTCCGCCACATGGACGCGGAGTTTGCACTTATTATGTATGATTCCCGCAAGGACAGGCTCATCGCCGCCCGCGACCCCATCGGCATCCGTCCGCTGTTCTACGGCTACTCCAAGTCCAGCCACAAGATTGCCTTTTCCTCCGAGATGCGCAACCTCATCGGCTGGTGCGATGATATCCGTCCCTTCCCCATTGGCAGCTACTACTGCGACGGCCGCTTTGTGCGCTACGAGGACATCGCCGATGTGCCCGCCCCCATGCAGGACGACATGCCCACCATCCTGCAGAACATCCGCGAGAAGCTGATCGCCGGTGTGGAAAAGCGGCTGGACGCCGATGCACCCGTAGGTTTCCTGCTCTCCGGCGGGCTCGACTCCTCGCTGGTGTGCTCCATTGCCGCCAAGAAACTGGGCAAGCCCATCCGCACCTTTGCCATCGGCATGGACACCGATGCCATTGACCTGAAATACGCCCGGCAGACTGCGGACTATCTTGGCAGCGAGCACCACGAGATCATCATCAACCGCGAGATGGTGCTCAGCAGCTTAGAGGAGGTCATCCGGCTGCTGGGTACATGGGATATCACCACCATCCGCGCCAGCATGGGTATGTATCTGCTGTGCAAGGCCATCCACGAGCAGACCGATGTGCGTGTGCTGCTGACCGGCGAGATCTCGGACGAGCTGTTCGGCTACAAATACACGGACTACGCCCCCACCGCCGACGCCTTCCAGCAGGAGAGCCAGAAGCGCATCCGTGAGCTGTACATGTACGATGTGCTGCGGGCAGACCGCTGCATCTCCTCCAACAGCATCGAGGCGCGGGTGCCCTTTGGCGACTTGGATTTTGTGCGCTACGTCATGGCCATCGATCCGGAAAAGAAGCTGAACCGCTACGGCAAGGGCAAGTATCTGCTGCGCAAGGCCTTTGAGGGCGACTGGCTGCCGCCGGAGATCCTGTGGCGCGAAAAGGCCGCCTTCTCGGACGCCGTGGGTCACAGCATGGTGGACGACATCAAGGAGTACGCCGAGAGCCTGTACACCGAAGAGGAGTTCCAGATGCGCCGGGCAAACTACTCGGCACACTGCATGCCCTTTACCAAGGAAAGCCTGTTCTACCGCGAAATTTTTGAGAAGTACTACCACGACCAGAGCCGCACCATCGTGGGCTTCTGGATGCCCAACAAGGCATGGCCGGGCTGCAACGTCAACGATCCCTCTGCCCGCGTGCTGGCAAACTACGGTGCCTCGGGCGTGTAA
- a CDS encoding biotin transporter BioY has translation MKDKKLTTYQMAVTAVMAAVLCVLGPLTVPIGAVPISLANFVICLTAWLLGPKFGTLSVVIYLALGAIGIPVFSGYGAGLAKLAGPTGGYLVGYLLLAFIGGMFIEKSKGNPVISAVGLVLGDAACYVLGTAWFVFQMQCELGYALTVCVYPFIALDLGKIVVSCIVGALLRKRLTQAGVLKLQNAVSE, from the coding sequence ATGAAAGACAAAAAACTGACTACCTACCAGATGGCTGTTACCGCTGTGATGGCTGCCGTGCTGTGCGTGCTTGGCCCGCTGACCGTGCCCATCGGAGCCGTGCCCATCTCGCTGGCAAACTTTGTCATCTGCCTGACCGCATGGCTGCTGGGGCCGAAGTTCGGCACCCTGAGTGTGGTTATCTATCTGGCGCTGGGCGCCATCGGCATTCCGGTGTTTTCCGGCTACGGTGCCGGTCTTGCCAAGCTGGCAGGCCCTACCGGCGGTTATCTGGTGGGCTATCTGCTGCTGGCTTTCATTGGCGGTATGTTCATTGAAAAGAGCAAGGGCAACCCGGTGATCTCCGCTGTGGGTCTGGTGCTGGGCGATGCCGCCTGCTATGTGCTGGGCACCGCATGGTTCGTGTTTCAGATGCAGTGCGAGCTGGGCTACGCGCTGACCGTCTGCGTCTACCCCTTCATTGCACTGGACTTGGGCAAGATCGTGGTGTCCTGCATCGTGGGTGCGCTGCTGCGTAAGCGCCTGACGCAGGCAGGCGTGCTGAAACTGCAGAATGCAGTTTCAGAATGA
- a CDS encoding DUF4349 domain-containing protein, producing the protein MRWYEYKMEVDDLTAPDDLKAKLLAMTDTLTAEEKAEPMMAAPAPQTAAPAAPLNIEPKKKKPIHFPVKQLGTLAACLAVCVLGYSTLHLGIGMGSAKSSAPALYAAEGAADSSAASVAAGGFDLQHAALDSAPEAVNYSLEADDRSLETEYSGTGSTEAAAPAVDSAKIIYTANLTLESKDYEAARSALDSALAEAGGYLESSSEYTRTGSSRSVNLTYRVPQANYQSFLDAVAAAGNVTYRSQQADDVTTQYMDVSARLANLQAQRTRLQQLQAQAETLSDLLQIEDSLTEVQSQIESWQSQLDWYSNQVQQCTVYIDLNEVQTYTPADEGFFSRIGTAFTSGWGNFVNGLQQLVVALASVWPLAVLACAAVALALAWRKKHPKK; encoded by the coding sequence ATGAGGTGGTATGAATATAAGATGGAGGTCGATGACCTGACTGCCCCGGACGATCTGAAGGCAAAACTGCTGGCCATGACCGACACCCTGACTGCGGAGGAAAAGGCTGAACCCATGATGGCCGCCCCTGCCCCGCAGACCGCTGCACCCGCAGCACCCCTGAATATCGAACCCAAGAAGAAAAAGCCCATCCACTTCCCGGTAAAGCAGCTGGGCACGCTGGCCGCCTGTCTGGCCGTGTGCGTGCTAGGTTACAGCACCCTGCATCTGGGCATCGGGATGGGCAGCGCCAAAAGCAGCGCACCCGCCCTGTACGCAGCCGAAGGCGCTGCCGACAGCTCCGCTGCCTCTGTGGCAGCAGGCGGGTTTGATCTCCAGCACGCCGCGCTGGACAGCGCCCCCGAGGCGGTGAATTATAGTCTGGAGGCAGACGACCGTTCTCTGGAAACGGAGTACAGCGGCACCGGCAGCACCGAGGCTGCTGCCCCTGCGGTGGATAGTGCCAAGATCATCTACACCGCCAACCTGACGCTGGAAAGCAAGGACTACGAAGCAGCCCGCAGTGCGTTGGACAGCGCCCTTGCCGAGGCGGGCGGCTATCTGGAATCCAGCAGCGAGTACACGCGCACCGGTTCCAGCCGCTCGGTCAACCTGACCTACCGGGTGCCGCAGGCCAACTACCAGAGCTTTCTGGACGCTGTTGCCGCTGCCGGCAATGTGACCTACCGCAGCCAGCAGGCCGATGATGTGACCACCCAGTATATGGACGTGTCCGCGCGGCTTGCCAATCTGCAGGCACAGCGCACCCGCTTACAGCAGCTTCAGGCACAGGCCGAAACTCTTTCCGACCTGTTACAGATCGAGGATTCCCTCACCGAGGTGCAGTCCCAGATCGAGAGCTGGCAGAGCCAGCTGGACTGGTACAGCAACCAGGTGCAGCAGTGCACCGTGTATATCGACCTGAACGAGGTGCAGACCTACACCCCTGCGGACGAAGGCTTCTTCTCCCGCATCGGCACCGCCTTTACCTCCGGCTGGGGCAACTTTGTGAACGGCTTGCAGCAGCTGGTGGTGGCGCTGGCCTCCGTTTGGCCGCTGGCCGTGCTGGCGTGCGCTGCGGTCGCCCTTGCGCTTGCGTGGCGCAAAAAGCACCCGAAGAAGTGA
- a CDS encoding SDR family oxidoreductase, whose protein sequence is MEKNVLNTDLTGKVAVVTGASGTLCSIFAKALARAGAKVALLGRNMDKLKELADEIEAEGGIAKGYTCNVMNKANCLQVAEDVLADLGPCDILVNGAGGNNARANTDKEYFEMADLESDTVTFFDLDESGVEMVFNLNFIGTLLPTQAFARQMVGREGCNILNISSMNAYLPLTKIPAYSGSKAAVTNFTQWLAVHFSKVGIRVNAIAPGFFASEQNAKLLFNEDGTPTDRTKKILAATPMGHFGDSEKDLVGALLFLLNNDAAGFITGICLPVDGGFSAYSGV, encoded by the coding sequence ATGGAAAAGAATGTACTGAACACCGATCTCACCGGCAAGGTAGCCGTTGTCACCGGCGCAAGCGGCACGCTGTGCTCCATTTTTGCCAAGGCGCTGGCACGCGCCGGTGCAAAGGTGGCGCTGCTGGGCCGCAACATGGATAAGCTCAAGGAGCTTGCGGACGAGATCGAAGCCGAGGGCGGCATCGCCAAAGGCTACACCTGCAACGTGATGAACAAGGCCAACTGCCTGCAGGTAGCCGAGGACGTGCTGGCAGACCTTGGCCCCTGCGATATCCTTGTGAACGGTGCAGGCGGCAACAACGCCCGTGCCAACACGGACAAGGAATATTTTGAGATGGCCGATCTGGAAAGCGACACTGTCACCTTCTTTGATCTGGACGAGAGCGGCGTGGAGATGGTGTTCAACCTGAACTTCATCGGCACGCTTCTGCCCACGCAGGCCTTTGCCCGCCAGATGGTAGGCCGCGAGGGCTGCAACATCCTGAACATTTCCAGCATGAACGCCTACCTGCCCCTGACCAAGATCCCTGCCTACTCCGGCTCCAAGGCTGCTGTGACCAACTTTACCCAGTGGCTGGCGGTGCATTTCAGCAAGGTGGGCATCCGGGTCAACGCCATCGCGCCGGGCTTCTTTGCCAGCGAGCAGAACGCAAAGCTGCTCTTCAACGAGGACGGCACCCCCACCGACCGCACCAAAAAGATCCTTGCCGCCACCCCCATGGGACACTTCGGCGACAGCGAAAAGGACCTTGTGGGTGCACTGCTGTTCCTACTGAACAATGATGCAGCGGGCTTCATCACCGGCATCTGCCTGCCGGTGGACGGCGGCTTCTCGGCCTATTCCGGAGTGTAA
- a CDS encoding Fur family transcriptional regulator, protein MARSDGYNTRTRQLILDYLINNRQHAVSASNILEHLEAQGASPNPTTVYRYLDKLAGEQRIMKYVADKGERAVFQYVDEGRHCREHLHLKCVQCGRIYHLDCHFMDEVRAHLMAEHGFTLQCEGSVLYGLCRHCAQNAAPSAAEEQPAKKCACCVDTDKNP, encoded by the coding sequence ATGGCACGAAGCGATGGCTACAACACCCGCACCCGGCAGCTCATCTTGGATTACCTCATCAACAACCGCCAGCATGCAGTAAGCGCCTCCAACATTCTGGAGCATCTGGAGGCACAGGGCGCAAGCCCCAACCCCACCACCGTGTACCGCTATCTGGACAAGCTGGCGGGCGAGCAGCGCATTATGAAATATGTAGCTGACAAGGGCGAGCGGGCGGTGTTCCAGTATGTGGACGAGGGACGCCACTGCCGGGAGCATTTGCACCTCAAGTGCGTGCAGTGCGGGCGCATCTATCACCTGGACTGCCATTTTATGGATGAAGTGCGCGCCCACCTGATGGCAGAGCACGGCTTTACCCTGCAATGCGAGGGCAGTGTGCTGTACGGGCTGTGCCGTCATTGCGCGCAGAACGCGGCACCGTCCGCAGCGGAAGAACAGCCTGCAAAAAAATGCGCCTGCTGTGTTGACACGGACAAAAACCCGTGA